One part of the Magallana gigas chromosome 5, xbMagGiga1.1, whole genome shotgun sequence genome encodes these proteins:
- the LOC105338354 gene encoding uncharacterized protein isoform X3 produces the protein MMGKHGFLWSISCILSFILLLVRFGEGVDILIFADGVSIHRSLLDGSQHHILPLNHIQKAKFVEFDPQSKQIYWSDVQTREIWRTDMCGEEQQRVYTVNATAYTYFISLALDYDARKIYWTNTGYDTIERLNFDGSGHVEIVSERIGSPKDLEIDIKNGFLYWLDGGTRPKIERCKLDGSGRTLIFDLRDQYPSALALDVEGQTLFWNDGNDQSVWLGNTDGTGKRQLASSTVHSFPNMIGISVLDGYLYWESLVNKRIERMAKSGSPSEVEIVVKGVKDVVEVKAVKVDSSDIQCAPGAPTNIRVNDVTNTSVKLTWTAGYNWGTSQRFRIDLNTSLGWRPVVSSILSSEQQQEYSRKVTDLDPNRDYQIRIKACNSAKGCNKDKFDEVLAFKTKGYPDLPTGIRVVKVSNSSAEVEFSAESMNIQQDVIINILNEADLSSIEVLLTLSSTEGTQRAEIRSLQPKTEYSVTLKVCNSFGCNPKQTTPLTFVTEGVPEKPEMFKVTNKTSDSVTLTWRVTSGSMHRLHLAENNGNWSLLYSNRVGEGLQDFTYRGLEEEGVYSFRLSVCNVYGCNSESVLTLTLSDHDVDSGGGDRGAGFLTGQQLLIIIIVGVVVGVFILIVCLILIIKCAVRNKLTKDDYMHVRGGRKPAHV, from the exons TGGATATCTTGATCTTTGCTGACGGAGTCAGTATCCACCGATCTCTCTTGGACGGCTCTCAGCACCATATCCTACCACTGAACCATATCCAAAAAGCCAAGTTTGTAGAGTTTGACCCCCAAAGCAAGCAGATATACTGGTCAGACGTCCAAACGAGGGAAATATGGCGAACAGACATGTGCGGCGAAG AGCAGCAGCGCGTGTACACAGTCAATGCCACAGCTTATACCTACTTCATTAGCCTCGCTCTAGATTATGACGCTCGGAAGATCTACTGGACAAATACCGGATATGACACCATAGAGCGCTTAAATTTTGACGGAAGTGGTCATGTAGAAATAGTGTCGGAGCGAATAGGTTCTCCAAAGGATTTAGAAATAGATATCAAGAATGG CTTTCTGTATTGGTTGGATGGTGGTACAAGGCCCAAAATAGAGCGCTGCAAGCTAGACGGGAGCGGCAGGACCTTGATATTTGATCTGAGGGACCAGTACCCCTCAGCCCTTGCCCTGGATGTGGAGGGACAGACGCTGTTCTGGAACGACGGGAACGACCAGTCCGTGTGGCTCGGAAACACGGACGGAACCGGAAAACGGCAGCTGGCGTCCAGCACCGTCCATTCCTTCCCCAACATGATCGGGATCTCCGTCCTAG ACGGTTACTTGTACTGGGAAAGTTTGGTAAACAAACGAATTGAGCGAATGGCCAAATCTGGCAGCCCATCAGAAGTAGAAATCGTTGTCAAGGGGGTCAAGGACGTGGTGGAGGTCAAGGCCGTCAAAGTAGATTCCAGTGATATCCAAT GTGCACCTGGTGCTCCAACTAATATTAGAgtaaatgacgtcacaaacacAAGCGTAAAATTGACGTGGACGGCTGGATACAACTGGGGAACATCTCAAAGATTTAGAATCGATCTTAACACATCCCTCGGTTGGCGACCTGTTGTCTCCAGCATTCTATCCAGTGAGCAACAACAGGAGTACTCCAGGAAAGTGACGGATCTGGATCCCAACAGAGACTATCAGATCCGGATCAAGGCCTGCAACTCGGCCAAGGGGTGCAACAAGGACAAGTTTGACGAAGTTCTAGCCTTTAAGACCAAAG gcTACCCGGATCTTCCGACTGGAATCCGTGTAGTTAAAGTAAGCAACTCTTCAGCGGAAGTGGAATTTAGCGCAGAATCGATGAATATCCAACAGGATGttattataaacattttgaatgaaGCTGATTTGTCTTCCATTGAAGTTTTGTTAACATTGAGTTCCACAGAAGGGACTCAAAGAGCAGAGATTAGATCTCTACAACCGAAGACAGAGTATTCTGTGACCTTGAAGGTTTGCAATAGCTTTGGGTGTAACCCTAAGCAAACGACCCCTTTGACATTTGTAACAGAAG GGGTCCCTGAAAAACCTGAAATGTTCAAGGTCACAAATAAAACGTCCGATTCTGTGACCTTGACCTGGAGAGTGACTTCCGGTAGCATGCACCGACTCCACCTGGCGGAGAATAACGGGAACTGGTCCCTGCTTTACAGCAACAGAGTAGGGGAGGGGCTACAGGACTTTACTTACCGCGGGTTGGAGGAGGAGGGGGTTTACTCCTTCAGACTGTCAGTGTGCAATGTTTACGGGTGTAACTCGGAGTCCGTCCTCACACTGACACTGTCCGACCATG ACGTTGACTCGGGAGGAGGTGACAGAGGAGCAGGCTTCCTCACCGGCCAGCAACTACtgatcatcatcatcgtcggtGTCGTCGTCGGCGTCTTCATCCTCATCGTCTGCCTGATCCTCATCATTAAGTGTGCCGTCAGAAATAAACTGACAAAAGATGACTACATGCACGTCAGAGGAGGGAGGAAACCAGCTCACGTCTGA
- the LOC105338354 gene encoding uncharacterized protein isoform X2, with protein MMGKHGFLWSISCILSFILLLVRFGEGVDILIFADGVSIHRSLLDGSQHHILPLNHIQKAKFVEFDPQSKQIYWSDVQTREIWRTDMCGEEQQRVYTVNATAYTYFISLALDYDARKIYWTNTGYDTIERLNFDGSGHVEIVSERIGSPKDLEIDIKNGFLYWLDGGTRPKIERCKLDGSGRTLIFDLRDQYPSALALDVEGQTLFWNDGNDQSVWLGNTDGTGKRQLASSTVHSFPNMIGISVLDGYLYWESLVNKRIERMAKSGSPSEVEIVVKGVKDVVEVKAVKVDSSDIQCAPGAPTNIRVNDVTNTSVKLTWTAGYNWGTSQRFRIDLNTSLGWRPVVSSILSSEQQQEYSRKVTDLDPNRDYQIRIKACNSAKGCNKDKFDEVLAFKTKGYPDVLLSPSLHKVANTTATLRYRLINIKQAELSSLVVLGRIHNSDWSLFTNFSSTMTDAGDIFVTVSMLKPRQKYDFLVRPCNAYGCNPRDPELLSITTLGYPDLPTGIRVVKVSNSSAEVEFSAESMNIQQDVIINILNEADLSSIEVLLTLSSTEGTQRAEIRSLQPKTEYSVTLKVCNSFGCNPKQTTPLTFVTEDVDSGGGDRGAGFLTGQQLLIIIIVGVVVGVFILIVCLILIIKCAVRNKLTKDDYMHVRGGRKPAHV; from the exons TGGATATCTTGATCTTTGCTGACGGAGTCAGTATCCACCGATCTCTCTTGGACGGCTCTCAGCACCATATCCTACCACTGAACCATATCCAAAAAGCCAAGTTTGTAGAGTTTGACCCCCAAAGCAAGCAGATATACTGGTCAGACGTCCAAACGAGGGAAATATGGCGAACAGACATGTGCGGCGAAG AGCAGCAGCGCGTGTACACAGTCAATGCCACAGCTTATACCTACTTCATTAGCCTCGCTCTAGATTATGACGCTCGGAAGATCTACTGGACAAATACCGGATATGACACCATAGAGCGCTTAAATTTTGACGGAAGTGGTCATGTAGAAATAGTGTCGGAGCGAATAGGTTCTCCAAAGGATTTAGAAATAGATATCAAGAATGG CTTTCTGTATTGGTTGGATGGTGGTACAAGGCCCAAAATAGAGCGCTGCAAGCTAGACGGGAGCGGCAGGACCTTGATATTTGATCTGAGGGACCAGTACCCCTCAGCCCTTGCCCTGGATGTGGAGGGACAGACGCTGTTCTGGAACGACGGGAACGACCAGTCCGTGTGGCTCGGAAACACGGACGGAACCGGAAAACGGCAGCTGGCGTCCAGCACCGTCCATTCCTTCCCCAACATGATCGGGATCTCCGTCCTAG ACGGTTACTTGTACTGGGAAAGTTTGGTAAACAAACGAATTGAGCGAATGGCCAAATCTGGCAGCCCATCAGAAGTAGAAATCGTTGTCAAGGGGGTCAAGGACGTGGTGGAGGTCAAGGCCGTCAAAGTAGATTCCAGTGATATCCAAT GTGCACCTGGTGCTCCAACTAATATTAGAgtaaatgacgtcacaaacacAAGCGTAAAATTGACGTGGACGGCTGGATACAACTGGGGAACATCTCAAAGATTTAGAATCGATCTTAACACATCCCTCGGTTGGCGACCTGTTGTCTCCAGCATTCTATCCAGTGAGCAACAACAGGAGTACTCCAGGAAAGTGACGGATCTGGATCCCAACAGAGACTATCAGATCCGGATCAAGGCCTGCAACTCGGCCAAGGGGTGCAACAAGGACAAGTTTGACGAAGTTCTAGCCTTTAAGACCAAAG GTTATCCAGACGTCCTACTCAGCCCGAGCCTACACAAGGTTGCCAATACTACAGCAACGCTTAGATacagattgataaatatcaaacaagcCGAGTTATCGTCCTTGGTTGTCCTAGGAAGGATACACAACAGCGACTGGAGCTTGTTTACAAACTTTTCTTCCACTATGACTGATGCAGGCGACATCTTTGTAACGGTGTCCATGTTGAAACCGAGGCAAAAATATGACTTTCTTGTCAGGCCATGTAATGCATATGGGTGTAACCCGAGGGATCCCGAACTTCTCTCAATAACTACGCTAG gcTACCCGGATCTTCCGACTGGAATCCGTGTAGTTAAAGTAAGCAACTCTTCAGCGGAAGTGGAATTTAGCGCAGAATCGATGAATATCCAACAGGATGttattataaacattttgaatgaaGCTGATTTGTCTTCCATTGAAGTTTTGTTAACATTGAGTTCCACAGAAGGGACTCAAAGAGCAGAGATTAGATCTCTACAACCGAAGACAGAGTATTCTGTGACCTTGAAGGTTTGCAATAGCTTTGGGTGTAACCCTAAGCAAACGACCCCTTTGACATTTGTAACAGAAG ACGTTGACTCGGGAGGAGGTGACAGAGGAGCAGGCTTCCTCACCGGCCAGCAACTACtgatcatcatcatcgtcggtGTCGTCGTCGGCGTCTTCATCCTCATCGTCTGCCTGATCCTCATCATTAAGTGTGCCGTCAGAAATAAACTGACAAAAGATGACTACATGCACGTCAGAGGAGGGAGGAAACCAGCTCACGTCTGA
- the LOC105338354 gene encoding uncharacterized protein isoform X1, with amino-acid sequence MMGKHGFLWSISCILSFILLLVRFGEGVDILIFADGVSIHRSLLDGSQHHILPLNHIQKAKFVEFDPQSKQIYWSDVQTREIWRTDMCGEEQQRVYTVNATAYTYFISLALDYDARKIYWTNTGYDTIERLNFDGSGHVEIVSERIGSPKDLEIDIKNGFLYWLDGGTRPKIERCKLDGSGRTLIFDLRDQYPSALALDVEGQTLFWNDGNDQSVWLGNTDGTGKRQLASSTVHSFPNMIGISVLDGYLYWESLVNKRIERMAKSGSPSEVEIVVKGVKDVVEVKAVKVDSSDIQCAPGAPTNIRVNDVTNTSVKLTWTAGYNWGTSQRFRIDLNTSLGWRPVVSSILSSEQQQEYSRKVTDLDPNRDYQIRIKACNSAKGCNKDKFDEVLAFKTKGYPDVLLSPSLHKVANTTATLRYRLINIKQAELSSLVVLGRIHNSDWSLFTNFSSTMTDAGDIFVTVSMLKPRQKYDFLVRPCNAYGCNPRDPELLSITTLGYPDLPTGIRVVKVSNSSAEVEFSAESMNIQQDVIINILNEADLSSIEVLLTLSSTEGTQRAEIRSLQPKTEYSVTLKVCNSFGCNPKQTTPLTFVTEGVPEKPEMFKVTNKTSDSVTLTWRVTSGSMHRLHLAENNGNWSLLYSNRVGEGLQDFTYRGLEEEGVYSFRLSVCNVYGCNSESVLTLTLSDHDVDSGGGDRGAGFLTGQQLLIIIIVGVVVGVFILIVCLILIIKCAVRNKLTKDDYMHVRGGRKPAHV; translated from the exons TGGATATCTTGATCTTTGCTGACGGAGTCAGTATCCACCGATCTCTCTTGGACGGCTCTCAGCACCATATCCTACCACTGAACCATATCCAAAAAGCCAAGTTTGTAGAGTTTGACCCCCAAAGCAAGCAGATATACTGGTCAGACGTCCAAACGAGGGAAATATGGCGAACAGACATGTGCGGCGAAG AGCAGCAGCGCGTGTACACAGTCAATGCCACAGCTTATACCTACTTCATTAGCCTCGCTCTAGATTATGACGCTCGGAAGATCTACTGGACAAATACCGGATATGACACCATAGAGCGCTTAAATTTTGACGGAAGTGGTCATGTAGAAATAGTGTCGGAGCGAATAGGTTCTCCAAAGGATTTAGAAATAGATATCAAGAATGG CTTTCTGTATTGGTTGGATGGTGGTACAAGGCCCAAAATAGAGCGCTGCAAGCTAGACGGGAGCGGCAGGACCTTGATATTTGATCTGAGGGACCAGTACCCCTCAGCCCTTGCCCTGGATGTGGAGGGACAGACGCTGTTCTGGAACGACGGGAACGACCAGTCCGTGTGGCTCGGAAACACGGACGGAACCGGAAAACGGCAGCTGGCGTCCAGCACCGTCCATTCCTTCCCCAACATGATCGGGATCTCCGTCCTAG ACGGTTACTTGTACTGGGAAAGTTTGGTAAACAAACGAATTGAGCGAATGGCCAAATCTGGCAGCCCATCAGAAGTAGAAATCGTTGTCAAGGGGGTCAAGGACGTGGTGGAGGTCAAGGCCGTCAAAGTAGATTCCAGTGATATCCAAT GTGCACCTGGTGCTCCAACTAATATTAGAgtaaatgacgtcacaaacacAAGCGTAAAATTGACGTGGACGGCTGGATACAACTGGGGAACATCTCAAAGATTTAGAATCGATCTTAACACATCCCTCGGTTGGCGACCTGTTGTCTCCAGCATTCTATCCAGTGAGCAACAACAGGAGTACTCCAGGAAAGTGACGGATCTGGATCCCAACAGAGACTATCAGATCCGGATCAAGGCCTGCAACTCGGCCAAGGGGTGCAACAAGGACAAGTTTGACGAAGTTCTAGCCTTTAAGACCAAAG GTTATCCAGACGTCCTACTCAGCCCGAGCCTACACAAGGTTGCCAATACTACAGCAACGCTTAGATacagattgataaatatcaaacaagcCGAGTTATCGTCCTTGGTTGTCCTAGGAAGGATACACAACAGCGACTGGAGCTTGTTTACAAACTTTTCTTCCACTATGACTGATGCAGGCGACATCTTTGTAACGGTGTCCATGTTGAAACCGAGGCAAAAATATGACTTTCTTGTCAGGCCATGTAATGCATATGGGTGTAACCCGAGGGATCCCGAACTTCTCTCAATAACTACGCTAG gcTACCCGGATCTTCCGACTGGAATCCGTGTAGTTAAAGTAAGCAACTCTTCAGCGGAAGTGGAATTTAGCGCAGAATCGATGAATATCCAACAGGATGttattataaacattttgaatgaaGCTGATTTGTCTTCCATTGAAGTTTTGTTAACATTGAGTTCCACAGAAGGGACTCAAAGAGCAGAGATTAGATCTCTACAACCGAAGACAGAGTATTCTGTGACCTTGAAGGTTTGCAATAGCTTTGGGTGTAACCCTAAGCAAACGACCCCTTTGACATTTGTAACAGAAG GGGTCCCTGAAAAACCTGAAATGTTCAAGGTCACAAATAAAACGTCCGATTCTGTGACCTTGACCTGGAGAGTGACTTCCGGTAGCATGCACCGACTCCACCTGGCGGAGAATAACGGGAACTGGTCCCTGCTTTACAGCAACAGAGTAGGGGAGGGGCTACAGGACTTTACTTACCGCGGGTTGGAGGAGGAGGGGGTTTACTCCTTCAGACTGTCAGTGTGCAATGTTTACGGGTGTAACTCGGAGTCCGTCCTCACACTGACACTGTCCGACCATG ACGTTGACTCGGGAGGAGGTGACAGAGGAGCAGGCTTCCTCACCGGCCAGCAACTACtgatcatcatcatcgtcggtGTCGTCGTCGGCGTCTTCATCCTCATCGTCTGCCTGATCCTCATCATTAAGTGTGCCGTCAGAAATAAACTGACAAAAGATGACTACATGCACGTCAGAGGAGGGAGGAAACCAGCTCACGTCTGA
- the LOC105338354 gene encoding uncharacterized protein isoform X4: MMGKHGFLWSISCILSFILLLVRFGEGVDILIFADGVSIHRSLLDGSQHHILPLNHIQKAKFVEFDPQSKQIYWSDVQTREIWRTDMCGEEQQRVYTVNATAYTYFISLALDYDARKIYWTNTGYDTIERLNFDGSGHVEIVSERIGSPKDLEIDIKNGFLYWLDGGTRPKIERCKLDGSGRTLIFDLRDQYPSALALDVEGQTLFWNDGNDQSVWLGNTDGTGKRQLASSTVHSFPNMIGISVLDGYLYWESLVNKRIERMAKSGSPSEVEIVVKGVKDVVEVKAVKVDSSDIQCAPGAPTNIRVNDVTNTSVKLTWTAGYNWGTSQRFRIDLNTSLGWRPVVSSILSSEQQQEYSRKVTDLDPNRDYQIRIKACNSAKGCNKDKFDEVLAFKTKGYPDVLLSPSLHKVANTTATLRYRLINIKQAELSSLVVLGRIHNSDWSLFTNFSSTMTDAGDIFVTVSMLKPRQKYDFLVRPCNAYGCNPRDPELLSITTLDVDSGGGDRGAGFLTGQQLLIIIIVGVVVGVFILIVCLILIIKCAVRNKLTKDDYMHVRGGRKPAHV; the protein is encoded by the exons TGGATATCTTGATCTTTGCTGACGGAGTCAGTATCCACCGATCTCTCTTGGACGGCTCTCAGCACCATATCCTACCACTGAACCATATCCAAAAAGCCAAGTTTGTAGAGTTTGACCCCCAAAGCAAGCAGATATACTGGTCAGACGTCCAAACGAGGGAAATATGGCGAACAGACATGTGCGGCGAAG AGCAGCAGCGCGTGTACACAGTCAATGCCACAGCTTATACCTACTTCATTAGCCTCGCTCTAGATTATGACGCTCGGAAGATCTACTGGACAAATACCGGATATGACACCATAGAGCGCTTAAATTTTGACGGAAGTGGTCATGTAGAAATAGTGTCGGAGCGAATAGGTTCTCCAAAGGATTTAGAAATAGATATCAAGAATGG CTTTCTGTATTGGTTGGATGGTGGTACAAGGCCCAAAATAGAGCGCTGCAAGCTAGACGGGAGCGGCAGGACCTTGATATTTGATCTGAGGGACCAGTACCCCTCAGCCCTTGCCCTGGATGTGGAGGGACAGACGCTGTTCTGGAACGACGGGAACGACCAGTCCGTGTGGCTCGGAAACACGGACGGAACCGGAAAACGGCAGCTGGCGTCCAGCACCGTCCATTCCTTCCCCAACATGATCGGGATCTCCGTCCTAG ACGGTTACTTGTACTGGGAAAGTTTGGTAAACAAACGAATTGAGCGAATGGCCAAATCTGGCAGCCCATCAGAAGTAGAAATCGTTGTCAAGGGGGTCAAGGACGTGGTGGAGGTCAAGGCCGTCAAAGTAGATTCCAGTGATATCCAAT GTGCACCTGGTGCTCCAACTAATATTAGAgtaaatgacgtcacaaacacAAGCGTAAAATTGACGTGGACGGCTGGATACAACTGGGGAACATCTCAAAGATTTAGAATCGATCTTAACACATCCCTCGGTTGGCGACCTGTTGTCTCCAGCATTCTATCCAGTGAGCAACAACAGGAGTACTCCAGGAAAGTGACGGATCTGGATCCCAACAGAGACTATCAGATCCGGATCAAGGCCTGCAACTCGGCCAAGGGGTGCAACAAGGACAAGTTTGACGAAGTTCTAGCCTTTAAGACCAAAG GTTATCCAGACGTCCTACTCAGCCCGAGCCTACACAAGGTTGCCAATACTACAGCAACGCTTAGATacagattgataaatatcaaacaagcCGAGTTATCGTCCTTGGTTGTCCTAGGAAGGATACACAACAGCGACTGGAGCTTGTTTACAAACTTTTCTTCCACTATGACTGATGCAGGCGACATCTTTGTAACGGTGTCCATGTTGAAACCGAGGCAAAAATATGACTTTCTTGTCAGGCCATGTAATGCATATGGGTGTAACCCGAGGGATCCCGAACTTCTCTCAATAACTACGCTAG ACGTTGACTCGGGAGGAGGTGACAGAGGAGCAGGCTTCCTCACCGGCCAGCAACTACtgatcatcatcatcgtcggtGTCGTCGTCGGCGTCTTCATCCTCATCGTCTGCCTGATCCTCATCATTAAGTGTGCCGTCAGAAATAAACTGACAAAAGATGACTACATGCACGTCAGAGGAGGGAGGAAACCAGCTCACGTCTGA
- the LOC105338355 gene encoding low-density lipoprotein receptor-related protein 5 isoform X1: MGALRNLSRPWIIAVCLSVCLKNSVYSDYEEQVMVFANRTNIHWVNQNTREHHVMPLEGITEAKYVDYDPVENMVYWSDVHHGGSISRATLCAEERETIVSDIFIQHVKAAFVSIAVDARRRAIYWTNSASDLIERVNLDGSNRTVIAEHDMGSPIDVEVDSHAGFLYWLDAGIKPRIESCSLSGKGRRVLLDLKDQYPSILELDVQTQALYWNDKNTKQLFTARMDGSSMKVLKSSIPHITGIFIEGNYIYWIDWWNKDIEKIPISGQEEASVILSPIKDMEDLISVKVVSGVVQCPPRPAYKFKAFTYMVNGTVRAKFTWEAGYGWKIPQYFELDRRDVDSQIWVEVHKIEADSNRSVIIALEHSQEYQFRLRACNTYGCSRSNTPEVKFTTDSASVFSSSEEHYNAIPTLLKTGIILGGVIVSIGILLGIWGYWRARKRKTNRRYRAVRYSTASYIT, encoded by the exons ATGGGAGCGCTAAGGAACCTATCCCGGCCGTGGATTATcgccgtctgtctgtctgtttgtctgaaGAACTCCGTCTACTCCGACTACGAAG AGCAGGTGATGGTTTTTGCCAACAGGACCAACATTCACTGGGTGAACCAGAACACTCGCGAGCACCACGTGATGCCGCTAGAGGGCATCACTGAGGCCAAATACGTGGACTACGACCCGGTAGAAAACATGGTCTATTGGTCGGATGTCCACCACGGTGGCTCCATCTCCCGGGCCACGCTCTGTGCCGAGG AACGGGAGACCATTGTGTCCGACATCTTTATCCAGCACGTGAAGGCCGCCTTCGTCAGCATTGCTGTGGACGCGCGGCGACGGGCCATCTATTGGACAAACTCCGCCAGTGACCTCATAGAAAGGGTCAACCTGGACGGGTCCAATAGGACGGTGATAGCGGAGCACGACATGGGATCACCCATAGACGTCGAGGTGGACTCCCACGCAGG CTTCCTGTACTGGTTGGACGCCGGCATCAAGCCGCGGATCGAGAGCTGCTCACTGAGCGGTAAGGGCCGGCGTGTGTTGCTGGACCTCAAGGACCAGTACCCCTCTATCCTGGAGCTGGACGTACAGACCCAGGCCCTCTACTGGAACGACAAAAACACCAAACAGCTGTTCACCGCCCGGATGGACGGGTCCTCCATGAAAGTCCTCAAGTCCAGTATCCCACACATCACGGGGATCTTCATTGAAG GTAACTACATCTACTGGATTGACTGGTGGAACAAGGACATAGAGAAGATCCCTATTTCCGGTCAGGAGGAAGCGTCCGTCATTTTGAGCCCGATCAAGGACATGGAGGACTTGATCAGTGTCAAGGTCGTCTCTGGTGTTGTTCAAT GTCCTCCACGCCCTGCCTATAAATTCAAGGCCTTCACCTACATGGTCAACGGTACCGTGAGGGCAAAGTTCACCTGGGAAGCAGGCTACGGCTGGAAAATACCCCAATACTTCGAACTCGACCGGAGAGATGTTGACTCCCAAATCTGGGTAGAGGTGCATAAAATAGAAGCTGACAGTAACAGGAGCGTCATCATAGCGCTGGAACACAGCCAGGAGTACCAGTTTAGACTGCGCGCCTGTAATACGTATGGCTGTAGTCGTAGCAACACACCGGAAGTTAAATTCACCACAGACA GTGCGTCAGTGTTTTCCTCCTCAGAAGAGCATTATAACGCAATTCCGACTTTATTGAAGACGGGAATTATTTTAGGAGGGGTCATCGTTTCCATTGGAATTCTGCTCGGTATCTGGGGTTACTGGAGAGCGAGGAAAAGGAAGACAAACAGACGGTACAGAGCTGTCCGATACTCAACGGCATCATACATCACGTGA
- the LOC105338355 gene encoding low-density lipoprotein receptor-related protein 5 isoform X2, which translates to MGALRNLSRPWIIAVCLSVCLKNSVYSDYEEQVMVFANRTNIHWVNQNTREHHVMPLEGITEAKYVDYDPVENMVYWSDVHHGGSISRATLCAEERETIVSDIFIQHVKAAFVSIAVDARRRAIYWTNSASDLIERVNLDGSNRTVIAEHDMGSPIDVEVDSHAGFLYWLDAGIKPRIESCSLSGKGRRVLLDLKDQYPSILELDVQTQALYWNDKNTKQLFTARMDGSSMKVLKSSIPHITGIFIEGNYIYWIDWWNKDIEKIPISGQEEASVILSPIKDMEDLISVKVVSGVVQCKAGPDWSTSIHITYNNQKLYLHVLHALPINSRPSPTWSTVP; encoded by the exons ATGGGAGCGCTAAGGAACCTATCCCGGCCGTGGATTATcgccgtctgtctgtctgtttgtctgaaGAACTCCGTCTACTCCGACTACGAAG AGCAGGTGATGGTTTTTGCCAACAGGACCAACATTCACTGGGTGAACCAGAACACTCGCGAGCACCACGTGATGCCGCTAGAGGGCATCACTGAGGCCAAATACGTGGACTACGACCCGGTAGAAAACATGGTCTATTGGTCGGATGTCCACCACGGTGGCTCCATCTCCCGGGCCACGCTCTGTGCCGAGG AACGGGAGACCATTGTGTCCGACATCTTTATCCAGCACGTGAAGGCCGCCTTCGTCAGCATTGCTGTGGACGCGCGGCGACGGGCCATCTATTGGACAAACTCCGCCAGTGACCTCATAGAAAGGGTCAACCTGGACGGGTCCAATAGGACGGTGATAGCGGAGCACGACATGGGATCACCCATAGACGTCGAGGTGGACTCCCACGCAGG CTTCCTGTACTGGTTGGACGCCGGCATCAAGCCGCGGATCGAGAGCTGCTCACTGAGCGGTAAGGGCCGGCGTGTGTTGCTGGACCTCAAGGACCAGTACCCCTCTATCCTGGAGCTGGACGTACAGACCCAGGCCCTCTACTGGAACGACAAAAACACCAAACAGCTGTTCACCGCCCGGATGGACGGGTCCTCCATGAAAGTCCTCAAGTCCAGTATCCCACACATCACGGGGATCTTCATTGAAG GTAACTACATCTACTGGATTGACTGGTGGAACAAGGACATAGAGAAGATCCCTATTTCCGGTCAGGAGGAAGCGTCCGTCATTTTGAGCCCGATCAAGGACATGGAGGACTTGATCAGTGTCAAGGTCGTCTCTGGTGTTGTTCAATGTAAGGCGGGCCCTGATTGGTCGACGAGTATACATATCACGTACAATAATCAGAAGTTGTACCTCCAT GTCCTCCACGCCCTGCCTATAAATTCAAGGCCTTCACCTACATGGTCAACGGTACCGTGA